Proteins encoded by one window of Streptomyces sp. NBC_01571:
- a CDS encoding tyrosinase cofactor yields the protein MPELTRRRALGAAAALAAVAGGQALTATSATASASASAAGHHDGPEPFDEVYRGRRIEGRAGGGGHHHGAGYGVFIDGMELHVMQNADGSWISVVSHYDPVATPRAAARAAVVELQGAPLVPLA from the coding sequence ATGCCGGAACTCACTCGTCGCCGTGCGCTCGGGGCCGCGGCCGCCCTCGCCGCCGTGGCCGGTGGCCAGGCACTCACCGCCACCTCGGCCACGGCCTCGGCCTCGGCGTCCGCCGCCGGACACCACGACGGGCCCGAACCCTTCGACGAGGTCTACCGGGGCCGCCGGATCGAAGGCCGCGCCGGGGGCGGCGGCCACCATCACGGCGCCGGGTACGGCGTGTTCATCGACGGGATGGAACTGCACGTGATGCAGAACGCGGACGGCAGCTGGATCAGCGTCGTCAGCCACTACGACCCGGTGGCCACCCCGCGTGCCGCGGCCCGCGCCGCGGTCGTGGAGCTGCAAGGGGCGCCTCTCGTCCCCCTCGCCTGA
- a CDS encoding tyrosinase family protein, with amino-acid sequence MTVRKNQANLSADEKRRFVDALLQLKRSGRYDAFVTTHNAFIMGDTDSGERTGHRSPSFLPWHRRFLLEFERALQSVDASVALPYWDWSTDRSPRSSLWAPDFLGGTGRSLDGRVMDGPFAASAGNWTIGVRVDSRTYLRRSLGSGVRELPTRAEVESVLGMATYDMAPWNSASDGFRNHLEGWRGVNLHNRVHVWVGGQMATGVSPNDPVFWLHHAYIDKLWADWQHRHPDSGYLPLSGTPDVVDLGETMKPWNDVRPSDLLDHTAFYTFDVA; translated from the coding sequence ATGACCGTACGCAAGAACCAGGCGAACCTCTCCGCCGACGAGAAGCGGCGCTTCGTCGACGCGCTCCTCCAGCTCAAGCGCAGTGGCCGGTACGACGCCTTCGTCACCACGCACAACGCCTTCATCATGGGCGACACGGACAGCGGTGAACGGACAGGTCACCGTTCGCCGTCGTTCCTCCCCTGGCACCGCAGATTCCTGCTGGAGTTCGAACGGGCCCTGCAGTCCGTGGACGCCTCGGTCGCCCTGCCGTACTGGGACTGGAGCACCGACCGTTCGCCCCGCTCCTCCCTGTGGGCCCCGGACTTCCTCGGCGGCACCGGCCGCAGCCTGGACGGCCGGGTCATGGACGGTCCCTTCGCGGCCTCCGCCGGCAACTGGACGATCGGTGTCCGCGTCGACAGCCGCACGTACCTGAGGCGTTCGCTCGGCAGCGGCGTCCGGGAGCTGCCGACCCGTGCGGAGGTGGAGTCCGTGCTCGGGATGGCCACGTACGACATGGCGCCGTGGAACAGTGCCTCGGACGGCTTCCGCAACCACCTCGAAGGCTGGCGCGGCGTCAACCTCCACAACCGGGTGCACGTATGGGTCGGCGGGCAGATGGCCACCGGCGTCTCCCCCAACGACCCGGTGTTCTGGCTCCACCACGCCTACATAGACAAGCTCTGGGCCGACTGGCAGCACCGCCACCCCGACTCCGGTTACCTGCCGCTCTCCGGTACGCCCGATGTGGTCGACCTCGGCGAGACGATGAAGCCCTGGAACGACGTAC